In the Callospermophilus lateralis isolate mCalLat2 chromosome 19, mCalLat2.hap1, whole genome shotgun sequence genome, GGGCTGGCAGCTGCCCGCTGGCTGGTCCCTGCTCcctcctccccaggacaccttcaGGCTCCGTGAGGACACCTGTGGTCTGTCACCCCCACACTGTGCCCCTCTGGTGGCCCCAGCCCTCGGGGAAACACCAGTGTCACTTGCTCGGTTTTTCTGTCACAACTCTCAGTGGCTGCACTTGCACCCCGATGGCTCAGGGGGACAGGGGACGTGTCTGATGAAGCCCAGGGGCAGTCCCCTGCCCACACCCTGTCCCCGCCCACAGCCTTTTGGCCCCTCGGCCTTTACTTTCTCGGTGGAGGTGAAGTCCCCGCCAGGAACTCTGCGTGTCCCAGCCACAGCCCCGCGGCCTGGGGGCTCCCCGGGCTGCGCCCACCACTGTGGCCCCGACACCTCTGTCAGCTCAGAAGACCCTGCGCAGCTGTCCCGCCCGGGCACCCCAGCCTGCCGCCCAGGAGCAGCTCATCCCGCTCAGGGTCCCCTAGCGCTGGCCCCCAGGCCCCCAGGGTTCCCGTCCTGCGTCCATCTCACTCCTGCCCAACCGGGGGGTGGGAGGACACCCATCTGCTCCGTCCCTGACCCCAGGGCCCTTCCCAGAATCCAGCCCCAGCGGGGACCCAGGGGGATCGGCCCATGGATGAGGAGCGGAGGCTGCCCTGGTGCAGAGGTCACCCGGGCCCCTGTGGCTGCCCTCCCCGCCCATGCCCATAGATGGACGTGAGGCAGGAGCCCTGGTCTGTGAGGTGGCGGCCTCTCTGACCTCACAATGCCCAGGGGGGCCCTGGGTCTATAAGAGCAGCCGGGCCGGACCCTCAGCCCAGGAAGTCCCACCTGCTCACAGGTTGGCTGGCTCGACCGCGGTGCCGCTCCTGCTCTGAGCCCGCCTAGCCCACCTCCACCCTGGCCATGGCACGATACATATGCTGCCGCGCCCCATGCCGGAGCAGATGCCGCCGCCGGAGACGAAGATGTCGCAGACGGAGGAGGCGTTGCTGCCGCAGGCGGAGAGCCTTAAGTAAGGGTGCAGCCCGGGGTGGGGGGCCGGGCCGGGCCTCCCCTGACGCCTCTGTCCCCCTAGGGTGCTGCCGCCGCACGTACACCCTGAGGTGCAGAAGGTACTGAGACGTGCACCCGGAGCAAGACCATGCAACCCCTGCCCAGGAATGTCGCCAAACTTGAAGACCCTCCTGCCACATCTTGGAAATGCCACCGTTCAGTGAAAACAGGAGCCTGCTGAGGAACAATGCCACCTGTCAATAAATGTCGAAAATCATCCCACCCCACGTCTCCTGGTCCTTGAGAGGGGCCTGGGGGGGCGGGGGCGGCGGGAGGGCGTCTCCCTGTGCCATCCGCCTCCCAGACCACCCCGACGGGCCAACTTGGCGGAGCTCCGCGGCCAGGTCATGAGCCCTGACAGCCCCGGGACTCCCAGCGCGTGTGGGGCCACGAAATGGGCCCAGCGGGAGTGTACCACAGGGTTCAGCACCCTGAGGGTGTCCCGggccccagagccagtccaagtgacAGCGTGAGCTCCAGATGTCCCCCCTGTGTGGGGGCCGGTGGGGGCAGGCCCTGTCACAGCGCTTGCCTGGCGCACGCAAGGCCCGGGGCTTGGGGACCAGCACCACCCACAAGAGCAGCCCGCGACCTCATAAAGGGTCCACTTCAGCCCAGAGGTGAGTCACAAGTCTGTCACCTGTCAGAAGCCCTCCAGGTGAGTATAAGGACAGCGCGTCCAGCTGGCGGGATTGCAGGCTGGACTCCATCTGGTCCTCAATGGCGCCACACAGGGGTACACCGTCACGGCCAAGGACGGGGCACTTGCCCACCGCGCTGCCTGGGCCACACTCAGGACACTGCCCACCCCCGAGTTCCCACAGCGAGTGAGACGTGGAGATGGCCGCAGGGGCTGGACACCTGGACCCAAGAGCGACCGGACTTGGACCTGGTCTGACAGGCTCCGTCACAGGCCGGGAAAGCCCAGCCCTCCCACCCCTCGACGCGCCCAGGTGGTCCTCCCGTGGCACCAGTGCAAAGCCCAGGGCACCTCATCAGCCACCGGAACTCAAGACCAGTCCCCTGACGGACGGGCCTGCCTGGCTCCTGGCATAGGAGCCCTCTGTGTGCCCGCCTTGTGCCCAGCTCCTGGTCCTCGACTGACCCCACGCGGCAGCGCAGCCAGGCTGCTTCTGAAGACACGCAGGGCTGCTCTGGTGACCCGGCCATGTCCCGGGAGGGTGGCAGGTTGACTTCCGTTTTGACCCCCGGCTCTCACTGGAGGTTGCCAGCGAGCGGCACCTGGGGTAAGCTCCGGTCACTCGTAGTTTACCACGGCCCCAGGGGAGGCTGAGGGGACGGCCCTGCCCCTGGCCAGGGCTGCCCCGTTGAGCCCTCCGTCCCTCTCATGGCTGCTGTTGACAGATGACCACAAAGTACAAAGTCCATGGCGTAGAAGACGACAGGTCCATTATCTTAGTCCTGCAGGTCTGAGGGCCAAAACAGAGCCGGGCCACTCGCTGTGGTCCCggcaacctgggaggctgaggcaggaggacggcgagttcaaagccagcctgggccaccTAGCACGACCCTGTCACAAAAGAGACTGACGGCCtgaggacgtagctcagtggtagggcagtcGGTCCAGTCCAGTCCTGGCACCTACATGAGCAGAAAAGTCCAAAACGGGTCTTGAAGACAGGTCCTCGGGGCTCACGGCCTGGGCCGCAGGGCAGGCTCCCTCTGGAGGTTGGGGAAGAGCCCTCTCCTTGCCTTTCCCAGGGGCCAGCGGCCGCCTGCGCTCCTGGCTCATGGCCTTCCTCAGCCCTGGCCCATGCTCTGGGACCCCTCCCCGCTCTTCCTGCCTCCCTGAGGCCCCTCTGAGATGGCACTGGGCCCACCCAGGGGATCCAGGAGAATGTCCCCACCCCGAGATCCTGGCTTTCACCACGTGTACGAAGTCCCTTCAGCCATGTGAGACGGCACGCTCACAGTCGGGGACCAGGACCGGGCTCTGTGGGGAGGGCTGGGTGCTGTCCGCCCCATCCTCCTGCCCCCCCACCCGCCCTCCACGAGCGGCAAACAGCTGCTCAGCTGCTAGGAGTCCATTAACGTCGCTGGGATCACACGAGACACGCGTTACACAAACCCGTCACGTACCCAAAGGCCGCGAGGGGCCGCATCCATACAGACAGGGCTTGGTGTTTTAGTTTGGTGCTGGACACTGAACTAGAGCTGGTTTGTGCTGAGCAAAGCCGCACCCTGAGTGCGCCCGGGCCTCCACAGGACCACGTAAGACCAGTGGGAAAAGTGGGTATCGCCACGGAGGAGGAGACTGGGCCTCCATCTCCCCCGCACAGCAGCCGACTCCACCTGCACCAAAGACCTTTTGCATCGTCTCTGATGGAATCCCTGACTCCTAGGAGGACACGTGGGCATGGCTCCAGCTTCAGACGCGGCCAGTGACTTGGTCGGCGGGATCCTTAGGGTTCTGCCATCTTAACAAATAGGAcggcagcagattaaaaggctGAGGAGGGAGAGGGTGTGCAGTGCAAATCAGTAGGGAGGGCCCGCGAAAGACCCAGCTGAGCCCGTCCTCGGCATTGACACTGAAGGGTCCACGCCAGCATTCGACAGTGACGCTCGCACTTCCATGTTCACGGCAGCAGAATTCACGACAGCCAGATGTGGCACCAGCCCGGGTGTCCACCAAGGGACAAAGACGGTCTGTGTACCCAGTGGAGTTTTATGCAGCCATGAACACTTGTACACTTTAGGTACTAAAGATGTAAAACAACTTCTAcactttagtacccaaacaatcagctccaaaggtagagcttaatgcagtattacaagcttttgtgatgtttaaagattcggtatttaatttattttctgatagtcagtatatagttaatgctatggtATCTATCccatgaagatgctggtaggatttccccttcctctactgttttctctttgctttccactatacaaagtctaatctgggacagaaaagatccattctttataggacatattagagcacatacaggattgcctggagcccttagtttgggcaatgatttagcagataaaactacacatgacttacatattttctctacgctagaagaagctacaaattttcataaaaggttccatgtcaatgcaaatactttacaaaagcattttaaaataactaaggaacaagctagacaaataataaaacaatgtcaaaattgtgtgacctttttaccacaagttaatcttggagtcaatcctagaggactgatacctaaccatatttggcagatggacgtcacacacttgccagaatttggaaaattgaaatatttgcatgttacagttgataattctggatttttgatgggctcccttcatgccagagaaaaaactaaagatgttatagctcattgcttacaaaattttgccactgtgggcattccaaaacagttaaaaacagataatggccctggatatacctctacctcttttaaacaattttgctcatcctttggcattactcatataacaggatcccatacaatccacagggacaaggcatagttgaaagagctcatcaaactattaaaatgtacttattaaagcaaaaagaaggaattgggaaggggtatatattccccaaagataaatttaaaataaccctttttactctaaacttttaaaatttggattcatcagggcttagtgctgcggaaagacatatgtgtccaaaaaatgtacataagcccaaggtactttggaaggatattctaacaggacaatgggatgacccagtgattgtctggagtcgggggtctgtttgtgtgtttccacagggagaacagcagctgatttggattccagacagattaactaaagcgatttctacagaccaaaaagaagatgtgatatccagaactccagtttggttattcttacatctgcaacagaaccagaatgcttttttcaatatctattttattattgccctttcccatattttgttttttttgagctcatacagacctaggttaatgttttgctgatcagttctattttttgactatagagtttttaaacattgcaatggagatttcacctgtaaaaagttataaggcctttactattatgttatgtgtcgtatgtattctgtgtgcacacttgtgttttgtgtttgaatgtacgtatgtccatatgtcatatatgatgagcgctcatgaaaaaatggatccaaataatttttttttattcatgtgatttaaatggtttaattttaattgggtaaacagctattaaagattgttttaatatgtgaacaaaaagggaggttaacagatctgtttgtttactttcacctttccttttcattatatttaataattctcttaaagataatgtaaattgttaagaaaattgttttcttttagtgccttctggaatgttacataattttttctttagccattattgccagaattcctatcttcagtgaagacaatgtaaattgttaagaaaattgttttcttttagtgccttctggaatgttatataatgttatataatttttctttagccattattgcaagaattcctatcttcatcccagtgcatgaagacaaagataagaccaatctacagcttctgcaatagccatcactgaactgcttgcagaacttgcctggactatgtgtcacttatatgcattgtgaactcacttgtatgcattgtgaactatctgttggtgcagcgacttgtggtagtgttggggtatttatgctgatggtgtcatcggtggtacaatttttccaaaaggagccgtcagctggcttggtgtatcttcctcccttctgtttgtcatgatcgttcagctaaaatttgggggccaacagaggtgaggcaaagaacctcacccccccgctggtacgaagacctctacacaggtgtggctgtatactggactggtagtcaatgacgggtaagatccaattactatggtaccaacctaagacaggaggctgacgccttgaggtcagctcatccgataacgggtaaggaccatatgtactattggacaacctaaggcaggcacggtccctaagccacatgcttgttgtttaaacagagagggggagatgttgagagccacagccgaaggggccccagcaaactttcagactgccagctgatgagctgaaggggccccagcaaattttcagactaccagctgatgattggctcacagtggccccagcaacatctagctgattggctcctctgcggtgatgctcattgggctgtttccctgccctttcagaccacggagctgctcattgggggacttttttggctccgcccatgcgacccagccaatgggcctcaagagcaggaggattgtgggaggaggaggttgttggggtgtgtggcttgtgggaagccggtggtggcagttgggctctgagggtttttcctgaggagctgttttgtttggcgtgtgtggttctaaaataaagttagtttcttttgacaagtggctcctgaattgtgcccagccagactgcggcattaaaGCAATGTCCCCTGGAACGTGAGACCACCAGGTCAATGAGCcagactcagaaggtcaagggtcactaTGTGGAAGGTCAAGGGTCACTATGTGCAGGTTGGAGAGGGAAAAGGAAACAGTGGGGGGTCTCATGGAGATCAAGGCGGGGAGGCCGGGGAGTAGCGGGTCACCTCCGGGCATGCAGCCATTATGCAGTCATGTCGTGCAAACAGTGGCCACCTCAAGCCTGAGATCACAGCAGGACACTGAGGAGTGGCAGCTCTGGACGAGCCCTGACAGGTTGAGGCTTGACCGGGCAGAAAAAGCCGTGGCTCTCTGGGGATCCGAGGGTCCTCTGGCTCCAGGGGACACACGTACAGGCCAGGCAAGAGGCCACCTGGCCCGATCCCACCAGGTGTGCTGGGCAGTGGGCCCTGCCCTGAGTTGCCCTCACAGAGGGGGCTGGGCAGGGCCGCCAGGTCATAGTGGGACCCCCTTTATATATGGGCCCCGAGAGCCCCACAGAGCAGACCAACAGCAACACCAAGAGCAGGCGGGCCTCAGCCCTCCTCCCGCCACGgccagccccagcctcagcccagTTGCCCCCGGTCTGCCCCTGAGCCGCAGACGCCATGGTCCGATGCCGCGTGAGGAACCCCGGTGAGCGTCTGCAGCAGGGGCCCAGGCAGGACACGGGATGTGAGGACCAGGACCAGGaccaggagcaggagcagggGCTGACCCAGGAGCCCGCCGAGGTCTTCGGGAGGACACAGAGAAGCTGCCAGTACAGGCGCAGGCCCTGCTCCCGGCGGAGGCTGCACCGGATCCACAGGTGCCGCCAGTCCTGCCAGAGGCACCGCAGGCGCTGCAGGTGCAGATACAGGCGGCGGTGCTGCCGCTGCTACCGAGGTGCGTGCCCACCCCGCTGGCCCAGGCCGGCACTCAGGGGCGCGAGGACGCTAGCGGGGCGGGAGGCCGGGAGGGAAGAGCCACCAGGGTCCAGGAACCGTCTTTTCTTTCCCCAAGTCTGCAGAAGAgtcaggaggaagaggaggtgcAGGAGGCAGTAGAGACCCTTCCTGGAAGCCCCGTGGAAGCCGAGTCACCTGCCCAAGGAACGCGAGGCCCTAACACCCCTCCTGTGCCGCAGGCCCCAGCCGAGCTGCCCAGGAGCCCACAAGCAGTCACCTGCCGAATAAAGACTGATGCCAACCCTGGCTGCCGGGTCTCCTTGGCGGGTCAGGGAAGCCCGCCCGGCGGGCTGGTCACGGCCCTTCCTCCAGGAGGCCCAGGGGGTCTGGGTGATGCCCTGGGGCACCGTCCTCCCCTAGGGGTCTTTGAAGCCAGGAAGTCAACCTGACTAAAGGGCCACTGTGTAGCACGGTCCAGACGCTGGGCGGCCGGGTGACGTGAGCAGCAGAGGGCTGTAGGAGCCCGCGAGgcgggaggcaggtggggtgtgctcCAGCAAGGACGAGGGCTGGGCCAGGGCTGCGGTTCTGGGGGACCCATTTGCCCGTCACTCCACGTGTCTGAGATCTGCCACCTTCTGACAGGGACACAGTAGCTGTCACTGGCTCTCAGATCACGGTGGACATCTCAGAGGGTCATTATGACAagtcagtgctggggatggaatccagggcctcttcCTACAAGGCCAGTAGCCCAGGGGGGCCTTGACCTAGAGGTCCTCCCACCCCGCCCCTGGGCATGAGTGGCACCACCAGCGGGCAGTTCTCCTGTGTCCACCAAGACCTGTGACCCCACAAAGCTTGGGCGCTGCCTTTCAGGATGTTGGAGGACACACTTTAACAGTCAGGAGGGGTTTTGTGTGTGCTGGGAACCGCGCCCCGGGCACTGCCGACGCGCCCTGCCACGGAGCCACAGCCCGGCCCTGTAAGGGGTGCAGTGTGGGGGTGGACTTGAGGCACACCGTGAGTCACTGCCACGTTAACAGTCAGGAAGCCACCCACTGCCAGCCCCCAGGGCAGCCTCTCTCCTGACCCTGTCTGCACACTGTCCCCGGCTCTCGGGCACCCCCCGGCGCTCAGCTAAGagggcaagtgtccaggccaacgAGGCCAGATGGGGCGGGCAGCCTCCAGGGTGGGCAGCACTGGACAGACCTCCCCCCGCCCAGCTGCCCGCTCTGCCTTGGGCGCTGGGTGGGGCGGGCTCCAGGGCCCCTTTGTGATGTCAGCACTCCGTCCGCCTCACAGCCCCTCCACGCCCCCGGCCACCTCCCTCCCTAGTCCAGAGACGGGCAGAGCGGACCATGGGTTCCCGATGCGCCAAGCTCAGCACGGGCCACGGCACCGGCCAGGGCACGGGCCACAGCCGGGGCCACGAGTCGTCCATGAAGAAGCTCGTGGCCTGCGTGAGCCAGGATAACTTCTCCCTGTCAtcagagggggaggaggaggaggaggaggaggaggaagaggaggaggaggaggaggagcagctaCCCGTGCAGGGCCAGCTGCTGCTGATGGAGCCCGAGAGGCAGGAGGGGAGCGCCGAGGACAACCCGGGGGCCCCGCAGAGCCCCGAGGCCAAGCAGACGCACGCGTAACGCCAGAGGCCCGGGAAGGTGCCCGCCGCCGCACTCCTCACCGTCAGAGGTCCAGGAGGGGTGCCCGCCGCCGGCCCAGCGAGAACCTCCAGAGAAGAGTCAATAAAATGTCTCCAAGGAGCTCCCTTCTCGGGTGTCCCCCTGCTTCCCCCCAGGGCTCTGCACGCAGGGAGAGGGCCCAGGGAGGCCGGCCACGAGGGAGGCCGGCCACGAGGGAGGCCAGCTCTGGGCACAGTGGCCTGCTCTGCCCAGGGGGTGGAAAGTGGGCGTCGGGGCTAGGAAGCCGTCTCAGCTTCCATCCGTGGGGCAGGGGGCCTCTTCCACAAACTTGGGTGTCAGCCCCAGGGGATCAACGTCTCCCTCGGTGGGACCCCGTTGGCCATTCGGAGCCCTGGCTTGGGAGCCCAGCACGTGGGTTCCACTTTCTTTTCTGCTGTGTGACCCCGCGCAGGTCACTGTgtgtctctgagccccagcctgcCCCTGTCTGCTTCAGGTGAGGCCAAGAGCGCGAGCCACACAGGGAGGCCTGGGCCTGCCGGGGACGCGCATTTGACTGAGGCAGATATTGCCACTGGGCTCCTGGGGGCCCCCTCTGCCTCACGGAGCGTCTGGCTCCTCTCCGCCCCTTTGTGGGGACCGTCTGTGCCCCGGGAGCCTCACTCCTGCCTTCACCCCCCGAGAGGGGCTGCCAGGCACCGGGGGCTCAGGGCCAAGCCTGGGGTCTGctgccccctgcccccccccctgCTCCCATCCAGAAGTGCCAACTGCCATCTGCTCTGCCGTCCCTGGGCATCAGCCAGCTGGCCACGAGGGCCCTGGTTAGGGGACGGGCTGGGGAGACGGCACTTCCAGGGAAGCCCTGGGGTCTTTGGGGCCACGTTGGGGGCAGGCAAGGCCACCTATGGCCTGCAGATGGCAGAGGCCGGCAGTCCCCGCCACAGGCCTCTGATCAGGATTGTGCTGTTGCCCAGGCCCCGTGAgtccacccgcaggccccggggaGTCACCAGGCGCCTGTCCCAGGGGCCCTGACAGTGAAATGCAGGCTCCATCCTGGGGCAGCTCCGGGGCAGGGCTCACGGCCGAGGTCTGTGGAGCTACGGGGAAGGGTGCTGGGCGTCCCTGACGGTGCTGGCCATCTCcagggggtggggggcgggggccGTGGGGGGCAAGACCCAGGAGCCTTCCCAGTGCGGCCAGCACCCCGTGGAGCCCCCGACAGTCCGCCTGCTCTCCCCTAGAGACCCTTTTCCAACTCAGTCACATTGTCAGGTTCCGGGGGCTGGAGGGGGACAGAGATTCTGGGGGCCCCCATTCAGCCCACTACCCAGGGTCCCTGTGCTGCTCGAgggcaaggtggcctggacagggTGGTCCAGGCCCGGAGGGCAGGGAGGGCCCATGGACGCGGCGGTTCTCGAGAACCACTGGACACTAAGAAGTCACCTGGTAACAGCTCCGTTGGGTGTGGGCAGCGGAGGCCAGCCTCCCCCAGGGGCCCAGTGCACGCCCCCCAGCGCCCAGCCAGCACCTGACTGTCGTCCAGCAGCTGTGCCCGCCCGACTCCTCCAAGCCACCGGCCCAGGAGTGACTGAGACTCCAGTCTCAGCTCTGATGGGGAGGGGGCTCGCCAGGCAGCCCCAGACCACCAGCCAGGCCACCAAGTAACTGATGATGTCCACCACCCACTCGTCACCAGGCTGGCCACCCCCACTACCCACCCCTGGGCCAGAGCTGCCCTCCTGGCACCAGCCGCCCCGCAGGGTGAGGAAAGGGGCTGGTGGCGCTGCTCTGTGCGGGGCCctggccaccacacctggctctgagCCAAGTGCGGGACCTCGACTCCCTCCGTTAGTTCCTCCTGTGTCCCTGTGACGTGGGAGCAGCCGCCATCCCCAGGCTGCAAGGACGGGAAACTGGACTGGACGGGTGAGCGCCCAGAGCTGCAGAGGACCAAGGAGCACAGCCGGGTGCAGACGTGCTCAGTGTCCCCCAGGGTCACTCTTAAGGACAGAGGGAACGACCGAGGGCCCAGAGGCGCCCCACGCGGGGCGAGGTGCAGTGGCCACCGTCATCGGCCCAGCTGTGGGCTGCGGGGCCTCTGGCTGCGGGGCCTCTGGCTGCGGGGCCTCTGGCTGCGGGGCCTCTggcagaggaggaggggaggtcTCTGTCCAGCGAGTGTGGCCCCCAGGGACACCCAGAGGCCCAGCCCACCCCGTGCCAGCCCCAAAGTCACACCTGGCCGCCAGAGGCCCAGCCCCCGCCGTCACTGGGCACCACGAACACTGTGCGCGGCCCCAGCCCCAGGTGGCCCTCACTGTAGACGCTGCCCCAAGGAGAGAAAGGGTCCGCAGGGGCCCCGAGTGGGGGACAGAGGCGGAGCTCAGGAGGAGGCCCGGGGCCCAGAGGTGACGGGCAGCCCCGCTGGACCTCGAGGGGTGAGGCGGGGACTGCGGCCTCCCAGCCAGGGCACAGGAGCCCCAGcaaggaggagaggagagaagcCACGGGCGGGCTGCCGAGCGCAGGACGCACTGGTGGTGGACTGGTCCTCTGAAGACACCAGAGGCGTGCTCGGGACAGCGGACAGCAGATCAGCCAGGCAGGAGCGTGAGCCGGCGCGAGGCTGGGGGGACGAGGGCACGGATGAACCACGAGAAGCCGGCTGGGAGGTGGGTGGGTCACCGAGGGACAGGCTGAAGGACAGGACCGTGTGTGCATGTGGCTGAACAGGCAGGTAAACTAACTGAGGTGACGCGTTGGTCAGACCCCTGGGCTGGCGGCTCGGAGGAGTCGGGCGGGCACAGCTGCTGGACGTAGAGTTAGATGCTGGCTGGGCGCTGGAGGGTGAGTCGTTGGGCTGGTCAGCTTGGCAACGGCTGGCGAGGTGGCCAATGACAGACCAGGGTAGTAGGCGGTGGGGCAGACGATGTGCAGGCAGGCTGGCTGGACGGAGGGGGACACTGGAGggacccacggaagaggagatgggCCAGCCGCAGCCAGGGGAGGATGTCCACGGTGGGTACCGCTAGGACCCGCCAACCCTGCAGGAACGCGTTACTGTGGTGACTTCTCTGCGACACCAGTTAACGCTCGCCCCCCGGACAGGCACCTCTGAGCCAGCACTTGATTCCCTAACCAAGGGGCCGCGTATGCTTCAGGGCCCCAGATGGACGCACGAAGCAGGGAAGAGGTCACGCAGGGACCTCAGGAGCGTAAACCTGCCAGGGTGTCCTCACCCCCGAGCCGTGTCCGTGTGGTCACTGAAGGCACTGCACAGGGGAGCCGGGGGTCATGTGCATGGTCAAGGCTCCGTCCCCCTCCCCCCTACCTGAAACCACCCGCACACAGGAGGCACCAACGTGCAGACCCCCTCAGGTGGCTATCCAACCCACCCAGCCCAGCGTGCACAGGGTCCCCAGCTGCATGCGCATGCCCCATACCTACGGCAGGACCCCCTCCCCGGACGCGCTCACAGAACCAGCAGCAGGAGAGTCGGACCACTTTCCTGCGTGGCCCGGGAGGGGCCGGGGCTGCTGCAGACCCAGGAAGCAGAGGCCTGAAAGTGCCCTACCCTGACTCTCAGGCCAACGGCCTCAATTAGGGGAGGCACGGGGTGAAGTGAGGTTGGGAAAATGGTGCAGAGCAGCCTGGCCTGCCGGTGGTCACTCAAGGGACCCTGTGCCCTGGGTTGGGTGGAGCAGGGGG is a window encoding:
- the Prm3 gene encoding protamine-3: MGSRCAKLSTGHGTGQGTGHSRGHESSMKKLVACVSQDNFSLSSEGEEEEEEEEEEEEEEEEQLPVQGQLLLMEPERQEGSAEDNPGAPQSPEAKQTHA